In one window of Longimicrobium sp. DNA:
- a CDS encoding type II toxin-antitoxin system RelE/ParE family toxin produces the protein MSIIQGGAPKPVDWIGRAHQELRDFPRAARNQAGVELRAVQNGLTPADWKPLEDVGPGAAEIRVRSFQGGTVQHRVIYVAKFPEAVYVLHAFEKKTQTTPQHHLQIAAKRYRQMVRLRAMRKENA, from the coding sequence TTGAGTATAATCCAGGGAGGAGCACCAAAGCCGGTTGATTGGATCGGACGTGCGCATCAGGAACTACGGGATTTTCCCCGTGCGGCGCGTAATCAGGCCGGCGTTGAACTGCGTGCGGTGCAAAACGGTTTGACGCCAGCGGACTGGAAGCCACTGGAGGATGTCGGCCCCGGTGCCGCGGAGATCCGAGTGCGGAGCTTTCAAGGCGGTACCGTCCAGCATCGGGTGATCTACGTCGCGAAATTTCCCGAGGCAGTGTACGTGCTGCACGCGTTCGAGAAGAAGACGCAGACTACGCCGCAGCATCATCTGCAGATTGCGGCCAAGCGGTACCGGCAGATGGTTCGCCTGAGGGCTATGCGAAAGGAGAATGCATGA
- a CDS encoding GGDEF domain-containing protein, giving the protein GDLAARLGGEEMAVLLRDVDLPRAREFAERLRAAVEQMTVPIPGGALSVTASVGVAAATPGHDKTALVHAADKALYLAKAQGRNRVIAA; this is encoded by the coding sequence CGGGCGACCTCGCGGCGCGGCTGGGGGGCGAGGAGATGGCGGTGCTGCTGCGCGACGTGGATCTGCCCCGCGCGCGCGAGTTCGCGGAACGCCTTCGCGCGGCGGTGGAGCAGATGACGGTGCCCATCCCGGGCGGCGCGCTGAGCGTTACGGCCAGCGTGGGCGTGGCCGCGGCCACGCCCGGGCACGACAAGACGGCGCTGGTGCACGCGGCCGACAAGGCGCTCTACCTGGCCAAGGCGCAGGGCCGCAACCGCGTGATCGCGGCGTGA
- a CDS encoding helix-turn-helix domain-containing protein produces MIEHTTPADGNVFADLGFPPEEAENMLIRCDLMLDIEQIIAVRGLKQKEAAKLFGVSQPRISDLKRRTLDAFTIDSLVNMLATAGFRVDVSVRPIHANERPEAQAVEMPVEEEAERLSA; encoded by the coding sequence ATGATCGAGCACACCACCCCAGCGGACGGGAACGTGTTCGCGGACCTCGGCTTTCCGCCCGAAGAAGCGGAAAACATGCTGATTCGATGCGACCTGATGCTCGACATCGAGCAGATCATCGCGGTACGGGGGTTGAAGCAGAAAGAGGCGGCCAAGCTTTTCGGCGTATCCCAGCCGCGGATCAGCGACTTGAAGCGCCGCACGCTGGACGCGTTCACCATCGACTCGCTGGTGAACATGCTGGCGACCGCAGGCTTCCGCGTGGACGTGAGCGTCCGTCCGATCCACGCGAACGAGCGCCCGGAGGCCCAGGCCGTGGAAATGCCCGTCGAAGAAGAGGCGGAGCGCTTATCCGCCTGA
- the trhA gene encoding PAQR family membrane homeostasis protein TrhA — protein MEASDDRRWELANALTHGVGAVASLAGGAVLVAGAAAYGDAWRVASSAVFATTLVLLYTASTLYHAARSPRVRARLQVFDHCAIYLLIAGTYTPFTLLGLRGGWGWSLFGVAWGLAVAGVVFKLFFTGRFPRVSTAIYLGMGWMVVVAAAPMLEALSPTTIGWLVAGGLAYTGGTVFYHNRRPYAHAVWHLFVLAGSVCHYVAVATHVLPGTS, from the coding sequence ATGGAAGCATCCGATGACCGCCGCTGGGAGCTGGCGAACGCGCTGACGCACGGCGTGGGCGCGGTGGCGAGCCTTGCCGGCGGCGCGGTGCTGGTCGCGGGCGCCGCGGCGTACGGCGACGCATGGAGGGTGGCGAGCAGCGCCGTGTTCGCGACCACGTTGGTGCTGCTGTACACCGCGTCCACGCTGTACCATGCCGCCCGCTCGCCCAGGGTGCGGGCACGGCTGCAGGTGTTCGACCACTGCGCCATCTACCTGCTGATCGCGGGCACCTACACGCCGTTCACGCTGCTGGGGCTGCGCGGCGGATGGGGATGGAGCCTGTTCGGCGTGGCGTGGGGGCTGGCCGTGGCGGGCGTGGTGTTCAAGCTGTTCTTCACCGGCCGGTTCCCACGCGTGTCCACCGCCATCTATCTCGGGATGGGATGGATGGTGGTGGTCGCCGCCGCGCCGATGCTGGAGGCGCTGTCACCGACGACCATCGGATGGCTGGTGGCGGGAGGGCTGGCGTACACCGGCGGCACGGTGTTCTACCACAACCGCCGCCCGTACGCCCATGCCGTCTGGCACCTGTTCGTGCTGGCCGGCAGCGTGTGCCACTACGTCGCGGTGGCGACACACGTGCTTCCCGGCACCAGTTGA